In Deltaproteobacteria bacterium, a genomic segment contains:
- a CDS encoding thioredoxin family protein, with protein MEQPGDGLILFCKKECATCAMIVPVMKELSQGGRSLTIYTQDDPGFPEGLPGVINDTTLEQSYHFQIETVPTLILMEKGRETGRTVGWDREEWRAMTGIKGLGEGLPLFRPGCGSKNVEPGIVEELAVRFGGVHLTSRRIVSPPLEDEMETCFAHGWTDGLPVVPPTEVRLVRMLEGTTRSPDERIGTIPPNQAACTVEKAAINAVMAGCKPEYLPVVLAAVEAACLDAFCLHGLLATTYFSGPVVIVNGPISRAIGMNSGVNALGQGNRANATIGRALQLVVRNVGGGRPGEIDRAVLGNPGKYTFCFAEDESGSPWESLSVERGYPEGTSTVTLFAGDGVQAVVDQLSRTPESLARTFAWCLRTVAHPKIPMAADAILVVSPEHGRIFQQAGWTKSRLKEELDTLLQIPGKELVRGAQGIAEGIPEEMKELTLPKFRPGGLTLVHAGGTAGRFSAIIGGWLASGPRGSQPVTKEIRS; from the coding sequence ATGGAACAACCAGGAGATGGATTGATTCTGTTTTGTAAAAAGGAGTGTGCCACCTGCGCGATGATCGTGCCGGTCATGAAAGAACTGAGCCAAGGGGGAAGGAGCCTGACCATCTATACCCAGGATGACCCTGGGTTTCCGGAGGGACTACCGGGTGTCATCAACGATACGACGCTGGAACAATCCTACCATTTCCAAATTGAGACGGTCCCCACCTTGATTCTTATGGAAAAGGGTCGGGAAACCGGAAGGACCGTCGGTTGGGACCGGGAGGAATGGCGCGCCATGACCGGGATCAAAGGACTGGGGGAAGGGCTGCCCCTTTTTCGTCCGGGTTGCGGCTCCAAGAATGTCGAACCCGGTATTGTGGAGGAATTGGCTGTCCGCTTTGGAGGGGTCCATCTAACATCGCGGCGCATAGTGTCGCCGCCTTTGGAAGACGAGATGGAAACCTGTTTTGCCCATGGATGGACCGACGGGTTGCCGGTTGTGCCTCCGACCGAAGTCCGTCTGGTGCGCATGCTTGAGGGAACCACACGGTCTCCGGACGAACGGATTGGAACCATTCCTCCCAACCAGGCGGCCTGTACCGTGGAGAAAGCGGCCATCAATGCCGTCATGGCCGGATGTAAACCGGAGTACCTGCCGGTGGTTCTGGCGGCCGTGGAAGCCGCCTGTTTGGATGCCTTCTGTTTGCACGGTCTCCTGGCCACAACTTATTTTTCCGGTCCGGTGGTGATCGTCAACGGCCCCATTTCCAGGGCCATTGGAATGAATTCCGGTGTCAACGCCCTCGGGCAGGGGAATCGGGCCAATGCCACGATCGGCCGGGCCCTCCAATTGGTGGTCCGAAATGTAGGTGGGGGAAGGCCGGGCGAGATCGACCGGGCCGTCCTGGGCAATCCCGGTAAGTATACTTTTTGTTTCGCCGAGGACGAGTCGGGCTCTCCCTGGGAATCCCTTTCCGTGGAACGGGGGTATCCGGAGGGGACCTCCACGGTGACCCTTTTCGCCGGAGACGGGGTGCAGGCAGTGGTTGACCAGCTTTCCAGAACACCCGAATCCCTGGCCCGGACCTTTGCCTGGTGCCTGCGGACCGTGGCCCACCCCAAGATCCCCATGGCCGCCGACGCCATTTTGGTGGTATCCCCGGAACACGGCCGGATCTTTCAACAGGCCGGCTGGACCAAGTCCAGGCTCAAGGAGGAACTGGACACCCTGCTTCAAATTCCCGGCAAAGAGCTGGTGCGGGGGGCCCAGGGCATTGCCGAGGGTATCCCTGAGGAAATGAAGGAGTTGACCTTGCCCAAATTCCGGCCCGGGGGTCTTACCCTGGTTCATGCCGGGGGAACGGCCGGCCGGTTTTCGGCCATTATCGGCGGCTGGCTGGCCAGCGGACCAAGAGGAAGCCAACCCGTAACCAAGGAGATTCGATCATGA
- a CDS encoding NAD(P)/FAD-dependent oxidoreductase, with the protein MSTNDSRTLSVKCTKPYDVIVIGAGIAGLGVAAITAKEAGLRVLALDRFPLVGGRMMSYDGYPAKGWRIDIGLHMVELGEKASCTELNARVGKTVEWAPFSQTVDIWNGERFINVAELVPMTKEDKKAFADMLTGISGMSDREIEAWDNRSLEEWLMEKVPQPAVRELFTDLGMIMTTIPRAIDMAAGEVLYIARENLRKTRQVLQASYPTDGLEGITRGLVEVIKEKGGEIRLNCDVQEVVVENKKAVGVRIPVKKHPYQEEYRMLETETLYADRVVCALPIYKLSRIIDFNSESSPLPRWWLKRITDIQHEITGLIGFMLGLSEPVVDPQKRCFLTALKTKHAGFPFQGFPASNFSNRVAPPGKQVLHTDIVVEHAQASDKFQREQLLNLLWEDLKEMFPGIEAKVEWKLPYYVDGCDGLARQPGLVGNFKPGLQAPGIPNLYFAGDTYQGRGLAINSAARSAMLCADLILTSL; encoded by the coding sequence ATGTCAACCAACGATTCAAGGACCTTATCCGTGAAATGTACTAAACCCTATGATGTCATTGTGATCGGTGCCGGTATTGCCGGCCTGGGTGTGGCGGCCATTACGGCCAAGGAAGCGGGGTTACGGGTTTTGGCCCTGGACCGTTTTCCCCTGGTCGGCGGCCGGATGATGAGCTATGACGGTTATCCGGCCAAGGGATGGCGGATCGATATCGGTTTGCACATGGTGGAATTAGGGGAAAAGGCCAGTTGCACAGAGCTGAACGCCCGGGTCGGAAAGACGGTGGAATGGGCACCCTTCAGCCAAACCGTGGATATTTGGAATGGTGAGCGGTTTATCAATGTGGCCGAACTGGTGCCCATGACCAAAGAAGACAAAAAGGCCTTTGCCGATATGTTGACCGGGATCTCCGGGATGTCGGATAGGGAAATCGAGGCCTGGGATAACCGCTCCCTGGAGGAATGGCTGATGGAAAAGGTGCCTCAGCCGGCCGTGCGGGAGCTTTTTACCGATCTGGGAATGATCATGACCACCATACCACGAGCCATTGATATGGCGGCAGGAGAGGTGCTTTACATCGCCAGGGAAAATCTTCGAAAAACCCGCCAGGTACTCCAGGCCAGCTATCCGACAGATGGTCTGGAGGGGATCACCCGGGGTCTGGTCGAAGTCATCAAAGAAAAGGGCGGCGAGATTCGGCTCAATTGTGATGTGCAGGAAGTGGTTGTGGAAAACAAGAAGGCCGTTGGCGTCCGCATTCCGGTAAAAAAGCACCCCTATCAGGAAGAATACCGCATGCTGGAAACGGAAACCCTTTATGCCGACCGGGTGGTCTGCGCCCTGCCGATCTACAAACTTTCCCGGATCATCGACTTCAATTCCGAATCCAGTCCTCTTCCCCGTTGGTGGCTTAAGCGCATCACCGACATCCAGCATGAAATCACCGGACTGATCGGTTTTATGCTCGGCTTATCCGAGCCTGTGGTGGATCCGCAAAAACGCTGCTTTCTCACGGCCCTTAAAACAAAACACGCCGGTTTCCCTTTCCAGGGTTTCCCGGCCTCCAATTTTTCTAACCGGGTCGCCCCTCCAGGGAAACAGGTGCTCCATACGGACATTGTGGTGGAGCATGCCCAGGCCTCTGATAAATTTCAACGGGAGCAGTTGCTGAATTTGCTTTGGGAAGACTTAAAAGAAATGTTTCCGGGAATCGAAGCGAAGGTGGAATGGAAGCTTCCCTATTACGTGGACGGTTGCGACGGTCTGGCCCGGCAGCCGGGACTGGTGGGTAATTTCAAGCCCGGGCTGCAAGCCCCGGGAATACCCAACCTGTACTTCGCCGGAGACACCTATCAGGGACGGGGTCTGGCCATCAACAGCGCCGCCCGAAGCGCCATGCTCTGCGCGGATCTGATTCTGACATCCCTTTAA